From Ramlibacter tataouinensis, the proteins below share one genomic window:
- a CDS encoding hemerythrin domain-containing protein, protein MNQLLSQLAPTVTNMIRMDHSHVLTTFHQYEIDSSPRVKKGLVDSVCVALEIHTQLEEEIFYPALREVADTEAARKGVPEHDEMRRLIAQIRKLEPGDASFDESFYQLMNCVIHHVADEETMLLPAAERALADHLSELGARMTKRRLQLAAPRGGEIAGSMARSMGPGTLVAGAGALLAVSYMLARPRTWRAAVTGHAARTPTAHH, encoded by the coding sequence ATGAACCAGCTGCTCAGCCAGCTCGCACCCACCGTCACCAACATGATCCGCATGGATCACTCGCATGTGCTGACGACCTTCCACCAGTACGAGATCGACTCTTCGCCGCGCGTGAAGAAGGGGCTGGTCGACAGCGTCTGCGTGGCGCTCGAGATCCACACGCAACTGGAGGAGGAGATCTTCTATCCGGCGCTGCGCGAAGTGGCCGACACCGAAGCGGCCAGGAAAGGCGTTCCGGAGCACGACGAGATGCGGCGCCTGATCGCGCAGATTCGCAAGCTCGAACCCGGCGACGCCAGCTTTGACGAATCCTTCTACCAGCTCATGAACTGCGTCATTCACCATGTGGCCGACGAGGAAACGATGCTGCTGCCGGCGGCCGAGCGCGCGCTGGCCGACCACTTGAGCGAGTTGGGCGCGCGCATGACCAAGCGCCGCCTGCAGTTGGCCGCGCCGCGCGGCGGCGAGATCGCCGGCAGCATGGCGCGCTCCATGGGGCCCGGCACGCTGGTCGCCGGGGCAGGCGCCCTGCTGGCCGTCAGCTACATGCTGGCGCGCCCGCGTACATGGCGCGCCGCGGTCACCGGCCATGCCGCCCGCACGCCGACCGCGCATCACTGA
- a CDS encoding DUF4382 domain-containing protein, which produces MKSSTLNLAGIGIWCTAVVAGVVACGGGGGDPGGQGTLRVALTDAPACGFDHVYVTVDKVRVHQSASAGDGEAGWTDLAVTPPRRVDLLALTNGILEELGSVPLAAGHYSQVRLVLADNVTGAATPANAVQPTGGSLVALNTPSGQQSGLKLQAHFEVGSGQLADLVLDFDACKSIVRAGGSGQYNLKPVMSVVPRAASSIQGVVTTTLSLSSTTVAAQQAGATLRSTTPDASGNFSLPFLAPGTYTLVITSEGRATGVVTSVPAGTGTTAVSTAATAITLPTSSMAEVTGTVSASTLSGGSTVTAPVTDATVRAMQAVAGETVEVRSQPADAVLGSYNLRLPTAAPVRAAYAASAPLAFTADSAAAGKYTMQSQAPNRAVLSKPADISSGTGTQVNFGY; this is translated from the coding sequence ATGAAGAGCAGCACTTTGAACCTGGCCGGCATCGGCATCTGGTGCACTGCCGTGGTGGCGGGGGTCGTCGCCTGTGGCGGCGGCGGCGGAGACCCGGGGGGCCAAGGCACGCTGCGCGTCGCGTTGACCGATGCGCCGGCCTGCGGCTTCGACCATGTGTACGTCACGGTCGACAAGGTCCGTGTGCACCAGAGCGCCTCGGCCGGTGACGGCGAAGCCGGCTGGACCGACCTGGCTGTCACTCCGCCGCGCCGGGTGGATCTGCTCGCCCTGACCAACGGCATCCTCGAGGAGCTGGGCTCGGTGCCGCTGGCCGCGGGCCACTACTCGCAGGTGCGGCTGGTCCTGGCCGACAACGTTACGGGCGCGGCCACGCCGGCCAATGCCGTGCAACCGACCGGTGGCAGCCTGGTGGCATTGAACACGCCCAGCGGCCAGCAAAGCGGCCTGAAGCTGCAGGCGCATTTCGAAGTCGGCTCCGGACAGCTGGCCGACCTGGTGCTCGACTTCGACGCTTGCAAGTCGATCGTGCGGGCCGGCGGTTCCGGCCAGTACAACCTCAAGCCGGTGATGAGCGTCGTGCCGCGCGCCGCGTCCTCGATCCAAGGCGTGGTGACCACCACGCTGAGCCTGAGCAGCACGACCGTCGCAGCGCAACAGGCGGGCGCCACCTTGCGCTCAACCACGCCGGATGCGAGCGGCAACTTCAGCCTGCCGTTCCTGGCACCGGGAACCTACACACTGGTGATCACCTCGGAAGGACGCGCGACCGGCGTGGTGACGAGCGTGCCCGCGGGCACCGGAACCACGGCGGTGAGCACCGCAGCGACCGCGATCACGCTGCCGACCTCGTCCATGGCCGAGGTCACCGGCACCGTGAGCGCAAGCACCCTGTCCGGCGGCAGCACAGTGACCGCGCCGGTCACGGATGCGACCGTGCGCGCGATGCAGGCGGTGGCCGGCGAAACGGTGGAAGTGCGCAGCCAGCCGGCAGACGCCGTGCTGGGCAGCTACAACCTGCGACTGCCTACTGCGGCGCCGGTCAGGGCGGCCTATGCCGCCTCGGCACCGCTGGCCTTCACCGCCGATAGCGCGGCAGCAGGCAAGTACACCATGCAATCGCAAGCGCCGAATCGCGCCGTGCTTTCCAAGCCCGCGGACATCAGTTCCGGTACCGGCACGCAAGTCAACTTCGGCTACTGA
- a CDS encoding glycosyltransferase, with amino-acid sequence MKSLVVFSHLRWDFVQRRPQHLLSRLARRWRVIYIEEPLAGSSRNGLEVIDVAEGVQVWRPQVTGAAPGFHDDHLPVLQKLIAEALHDKGIADYWAWMYTPMALSLATAIGPRGLVYDCVEDLSTCKDAPRQLVLRENLLFKLADLVFAGGHSIYNAKRHRHPEVHCFPNGVDAAHFAGNRAEHPLQAAIAHPRLGYCGVIDAHINLELIDAIAKGRADWNLVMAGPTAGIEPAALPRRDNIHWLGRQEYADLPALIAGWDVCLLPYSLDDATHFINPGKTLEYMACGRPVVSTSIRDVVEAYGQVVRIADTPEGFIADCDMIMQRTAAERQEHARALAEIVARSSWEATADEMAELIAQADDLVDDGGAFARPTPLTDAAQTLPQRAPARAGA; translated from the coding sequence ATGAAGTCGCTGGTGGTCTTTTCGCACCTGCGCTGGGATTTCGTGCAGCGGCGGCCGCAGCATCTGCTGTCGCGGCTGGCACGGCGCTGGCGGGTGATCTACATCGAGGAGCCGCTTGCCGGCTCCTCCCGCAACGGCCTGGAGGTGATCGACGTGGCCGAGGGCGTGCAGGTCTGGCGGCCGCAGGTGACCGGCGCGGCGCCGGGCTTCCACGATGATCACCTGCCGGTGCTGCAGAAGCTCATCGCCGAGGCCTTGCATGACAAGGGCATCGCCGACTACTGGGCCTGGATGTACACGCCCATGGCGCTGTCGCTGGCCACGGCGATCGGGCCGCGCGGCCTGGTGTACGACTGCGTGGAGGACCTGTCGACATGCAAGGATGCTCCCCGGCAGCTCGTGCTGCGGGAGAACTTGCTGTTCAAGCTGGCCGACCTGGTGTTCGCGGGTGGGCACAGCATCTACAACGCCAAGCGGCACCGCCACCCCGAGGTGCACTGCTTTCCCAACGGCGTGGACGCCGCCCACTTCGCCGGCAACCGGGCCGAGCATCCCTTACAGGCCGCGATCGCGCACCCGCGCCTGGGCTACTGCGGCGTGATCGACGCGCACATCAACCTCGAGCTGATCGACGCCATCGCCAAGGGGCGCGCCGACTGGAACCTCGTCATGGCCGGTCCGACGGCGGGCATCGAGCCGGCCGCATTGCCGCGGCGCGACAACATCCACTGGCTGGGCCGGCAGGAATACGCCGACCTGCCTGCGCTCATCGCCGGCTGGGACGTATGCCTGCTGCCCTATTCGCTGGACGACGCGACCCATTTCATCAACCCGGGCAAGACGCTGGAGTACATGGCCTGCGGACGGCCGGTGGTGAGCACCTCCATCCGCGATGTGGTGGAGGCTTATGGCCAGGTGGTCCGGATCGCCGACACGCCGGAAGGCTTCATCGCCGACTGCGACATGATCATGCAGCGCACCGCGGCGGAACGGCAGGAACACGCGCGCGCGCTGGCCGAGATCGTCGCCCGCAGCTCGTGGGAGGCCACCGCCGACGAGATGGCCGAACTGATCGCCCAGGCCGACGACCTGGTGGACGACGGCGGCGCGTTCGCGCGGCCCACGCCGCTGACGGACGCGGCGCAGACGCTGCCGCAGCGCGCCCCCGCCAGGGCCGGCGCGTGA
- a CDS encoding bacteriohemerythrin, producing MSEDMPVVPTANRAWHAGLSVGNALLDKQHIVLFELVRSLRDAQDNLDDHAFNRALCDLLTLAQRHCAAEEHLLALNGYEWLEQHREEHLAGLDRIQSICLRRARGDLGRESACTAVAAWLEAHLVEMDLPARAYLGSSPGAAAGAGEDLSESLEVDSDSEPV from the coding sequence ATGAGTGAAGACATGCCGGTGGTACCCACCGCGAATCGTGCCTGGCACGCCGGCCTGTCCGTCGGCAACGCCCTGTTGGACAAGCAGCACATCGTGCTCTTCGAACTGGTTCGATCGCTGCGGGACGCGCAGGACAACCTCGACGATCACGCTTTCAACCGCGCCTTGTGCGACCTCCTGACGCTGGCGCAACGCCATTGCGCCGCCGAGGAACACCTGCTCGCGCTGAACGGCTACGAGTGGCTGGAACAGCATCGCGAAGAGCATCTCGCCGGGCTGGACCGCATCCAATCCATCTGCCTGCGGCGCGCGCGGGGCGACCTCGGTCGCGAGAGCGCGTGCACGGCGGTGGCGGCGTGGCTCGAGGCGCACCTGGTGGAGATGGACCTTCCGGCGAGGGCGTACCTGGGTAGCTCCCCGGGCGCGGCCGCTGGCGCTGGCGAAGACTTGTCCGAGTCCCTGGAAGTCGATTCGGATTCCGAGCCTGTCTGA
- a CDS encoding patatin-like phospholipase family protein has product MTMLNLALQGGGSHGAFTWGVLDALLAEASLEFPSISGTSAGAVNAVALASGWATATSSGASPRENARRVLRGVWNEVANLSPFGRVQRELLQVLTGCNPLFAWHAISPLAFNPLEPLLARHVDFEALRGPGAPRVLVGATQVRTGRAAIFSGADLTLQAVLASTCLPQLFPPVSIGGELYWDGGYSVNPPLAPFLHGFRGGDVLIVQINSVRQSTLPGTPQEVYERANELTFNAGLLSQIRAVEHINQLVKLGILPRERQLRMHRIDGGEALARFPQSTRSGVDAGLVRELFALGQESAVQWLRSDRAALGHRETLPYADYADDTWLEFQGLVRARGWQGAWQRAKNAASRVGRGFLAGAGR; this is encoded by the coding sequence ATGACAATGCTGAACCTGGCGCTTCAGGGTGGCGGCTCACACGGCGCCTTCACCTGGGGCGTTCTCGATGCGCTGCTCGCCGAGGCATCGCTGGAATTTCCCTCGATCAGCGGCACCAGTGCCGGCGCCGTGAACGCCGTCGCGCTGGCGAGCGGCTGGGCGACCGCAACCTCTTCGGGGGCCTCGCCGCGGGAGAATGCGCGGCGCGTGCTGCGCGGCGTCTGGAACGAAGTGGCCAACCTGTCCCCGTTCGGCCGGGTGCAGCGCGAGCTGCTGCAGGTGCTCACCGGATGCAATCCCCTGTTCGCCTGGCACGCGATTTCTCCCCTCGCGTTCAATCCACTGGAGCCCCTGCTGGCGCGGCACGTCGACTTCGAGGCACTGCGGGGGCCGGGTGCACCGCGCGTCCTCGTCGGTGCCACGCAGGTGCGAACCGGGCGCGCCGCGATCTTCAGCGGCGCCGATCTCACGCTGCAGGCGGTGCTCGCATCGACCTGCCTGCCGCAGCTGTTTCCGCCAGTCTCGATCGGCGGCGAGCTGTACTGGGACGGCGGCTACTCGGTCAATCCGCCGCTGGCGCCGTTCCTGCACGGCTTCCGCGGCGGCGACGTCCTGATCGTGCAGATCAATTCCGTGCGCCAGTCCACACTGCCCGGCACGCCGCAGGAAGTGTATGAACGCGCCAACGAACTCACCTTCAACGCCGGACTGCTGTCGCAAATCCGCGCCGTCGAGCACATCAACCAGCTCGTGAAGCTGGGCATCCTGCCGCGCGAGCGGCAGCTGCGCATGCACCGCATCGATGGCGGCGAAGCGCTGGCGCGATTTCCGCAGTCGACGCGTTCGGGCGTGGACGCGGGCCTGGTGCGCGAGTTGTTCGCGTTGGGGCAGGAATCGGCCGTGCAATGGCTGCGTTCAGACCGCGCGGCCCTGGGGCATCGCGAAACCTTGCCCTATGCCGACTATGCGGATGACACCTGGCTGGAGTTCCAGGGTCTCGTGCGCGCCAGAGGGTGGCAAGGCGCCTGGCAGCGCGCGAAGAACGCGGCATCGCGGGTCGGCCGGGGGTTTTTAGCAGGGGCAGGCCGTTGA
- a CDS encoding plastocyanin/azurin family copper-binding protein, translating to MKHLGYIAAMAAALLASAAFAHGDDHHAAQRQYDPARVEATPFGQEGDPKKVTRTIRVEMNDRMRFVPDSITVRKGETVRFAVANKGAVLHEMVLGTAEDLAKHAEHMKKFPGMEHDEPSMVHVKPGARGEIVWQFTQPGNFSFACLIPGHYEAGMVGKVVVK from the coding sequence ATGAAGCACCTTGGATACATCGCCGCCATGGCGGCGGCCCTGCTGGCATCGGCGGCTTTCGCGCACGGCGACGACCACCATGCCGCGCAGCGCCAGTACGACCCCGCCCGTGTCGAGGCCACGCCCTTCGGCCAGGAGGGCGACCCGAAGAAGGTCACGCGCACCATCCGGGTCGAGATGAACGACCGCATGCGCTTCGTGCCGGACAGCATCACGGTGCGCAAGGGCGAGACCGTCCGCTTCGCCGTGGCCAACAAGGGCGCCGTGCTGCACGAGATGGTGCTCGGCACGGCCGAAGACCTCGCCAAGCATGCCGAGCACATGAAGAAGTTCCCGGGCATGGAGCACGACGAGCCGAGCATGGTGCACGTCAAGCCGGGGGCCAGGGGCGAGATCGTCTGGCAGTTCACGCAGCCGGGCAATTTCAGCTTCGCCTGCCTTATCCCCGGTCACTACGAGGCGGGCATGGTCGGGAAGGTGGTGGTGAAATGA
- a CDS encoding DUF411 domain-containing protein, with the protein MKRRSLLLIAAGAASAAALPALAGLPQVEVFKTPQCGCCTDWVEHLKAAGFPVKVTVVEDTAPVRKRHGIPDKLGSCHTGVVAGYAVEGHVPAADVKRLLAMKPVAAGLSVPGMPAGSPGMEMGGRQDPYQVLLVDKAGRTMVFASYPRT; encoded by the coding sequence ATGAAGCGCCGCTCCCTGCTCCTGATCGCCGCGGGTGCGGCCTCCGCCGCCGCGCTGCCGGCACTGGCCGGCCTGCCGCAAGTCGAAGTGTTCAAGACCCCGCAGTGCGGTTGCTGTACCGACTGGGTGGAACACCTCAAGGCGGCCGGATTCCCGGTCAAGGTCACCGTCGTCGAAGACACGGCGCCGGTGCGCAAGCGCCACGGCATTCCGGACAAGCTGGGCAGCTGCCATACCGGCGTGGTGGCCGGCTATGCGGTCGAAGGCCATGTGCCTGCCGCCGACGTCAAGCGGCTGCTGGCCATGAAACCCGTGGCCGCCGGCCTCAGCGTTCCCGGCATGCCGGCCGGATCCCCGGGCATGGAGATGGGTGGGCGCCAGGATCCCTACCAGGTGCTGCTGGTCGACAAGGCCGGCCGCACCATGGTCTTCGCCTCCTACCCCAGGACCTGA